In Phyllopteryx taeniolatus isolate TA_2022b chromosome 22, UOR_Ptae_1.2, whole genome shotgun sequence, one DNA window encodes the following:
- the kdm7aa gene encoding lysine-specific demethylase 7A encodes MAAAPLYCVCRQPYDVSRFMIECDICKDWFHGSCVHVEEHHAVDIDVYHCPNCDVLHGPSLMKRRKNWHRHDYTEPNDRAKPVQAGTAMFVEELQSRTFPSGEEIVMRMRGEQVTPKFLERCGFRRPIAVTEMEGLGLRLPPPAFGVRDVEQYVGGDKVIDVIDVARQADTKMKLSQFIEYFTSPQRPKVLNLISLEFSDTKMSELVEVPDVAQKMSWVENYWPDDSFFPKPFVQKYCLMGVKDSYTDFHIDFGGTSVWYHVLWGEKVFYLIRPTAANLALYEAWSSSPNQSEVFFGDKVDKCYKCVVPQGTTLLIPTGWIHAVLTSEDCMAFGGNFLHNLNIGMQLRCYEMERRLKTPDLFKFPYFEAISWYVAKNLLETLKELREDTCPPPTYLTEGVKALICALKTWLKREVTQPNSEVPDNIRPNHLIKELTKEIRHLEEEPSSGGGVKPLKSQGSLCGGSNGCSSTRATLERLCQARQARRAARRLREQRQAPRTPSNLDILERHTREVLRRLEVGPLEEDPAFCAKVRGKLNKASTASAAAAAESLEENHLRLMLVNGRIIRDMRRPVVKAECERHTGDTNKSADVKCDRISRGPHDDAHAAGVQRVKSELGEEASGHSCASDVDSDSDTPTQRKVSPLSSSSDDDSEEEEQRQKGHTIELDQSRQKPLKRERPTSPSTEEAIQGMLSMAGLLCSSKPEKAASPREPWWSSGPAGRRSPTPRRQQGDASPMDSQGNSSEAWDNQGLPSPEHDYQYCDPDMSPPLHPSKRHAPNPPPVSNQATKGKRPKKGMATAKQRLGKILKINRHSRVFV; translated from the exons ATGGCGGCGGCCCCGCTGTACTGTGTCTGCCGGCAGCCCTACGACGTGAGCCGGTTTATGATCGAGTGCGACATCTGCAAGGACTGGTTCCACGGCAG CTGCGTGCACGTGGAGGAGCACCATGCGGTGGATATCGACGTTTACCACTGTCCCAACTGTGACGTCCTGCACGGACCCTCCCTCA TGAAAAGGCGCAAGAATTGGCACCGCCACGATTACACGGAGCCCAACGACAGAGCCAAGCCGGTGCAAGCCGGCACCGCCATGTTTGTCGAGGAGCTGCAGAGCAGGACCTTCCCCAG CGGCGAGGAGATCGTGATGCGCATGCGCGGCGAGCAGGTGACGCCCAAGTTCCTGGAGCGCTGCGGCTTCCGCCGCCCCATCGCCGTCACCGAGATGGAGGGCCTCGGCCTCCGGCTGCCGCCGCCCGCCTTCGGCGTGCGAGACGTGGAGCAGTACGTGG GTGGCGACAAAGTGATCGACGTGATCGACGTAGCGCGGCAAGCCGACACCAAGATGAAGCTTAGCCAGTTCATCGAGTATTTCACCAGCCCGCAGCGGCCCAAAGTGCTCAACCTCATCAGCCTGGAGTTCTCCGACACTAA GATGTCCGAGCTGGTGGAGGTGCCCGACGTGGCTCAGAAGATGTCCTGGGTGGAGAACTACTGGCCGGACGACTCGTTCTTCCCCAAGCCGTTTGTGCAGAAGTACTGCCTGATGGGCGTCAAGGACAGCTACACCGACTTCCACATCGACTTCGGCGGCACCTCCGTGTGGTACCACGTCCTCTGG GGCGAGAAAGTCTTCTACCTGATCAGGCCCACGGCCGCCAACCTGGCGCTGTACGAGGCCTGGAGCTCCTCGCCCAATCAGAGCGAGGTCTTCTTCGGGGACAAAGTGGACAAGTGTTACAAGTGCGTCGTGCCGCAGGGAACCACGCTGCTCATCCCCACAG GCTGGATCCACGCCGTCCTCACCTCTGAGGATTGCATGGCGTTCGGCGGCAACTTCCTGCACAACCTCAACATCGGCATGCAGCTCAG GTGTTACGAAATGGAGCGTCGTCTGAAAACGCCCGACCTCTTCAAGTTTCCTTACTTTGAGGCCATCAGTTGGTATGTGGCCAAGAACCTTCTGGAAACTCTCAAAG AGCTCCGAGAAGACACCTGTCCACCTCCGACGTACCTAACGGAGGGCGTGAAGGCTCTCATTTGCGCACTCAAGACCTGGTTGAAGAGAGAG GTGACTCAGCCCAACAGCGAGGTCCCGGACAACATCAGGCCCAACCATCTCATCAAGGAGCTCACCAAGGAAATACGCCACCTGGAG GAGGAACCGAGCAGCGGCGGTGGGGTCAAGCCGCTCAAATCTCAGGGAAGCCTCTGCGGAGGATCCAACGGGTGCTCGTCCACTCGCGCCACCCTGGAGCGTCTGTGCCAGGCGCGGCAGGCCAGGCGCGCCGCCCGCCGCCTGCGGGAGCAGCGGCAGGCGCCCAGGACGCCGTCCAACCTGGACATCCTGGAGAGACACACCAGGGAGGTGCTGAGGAGGCTGGAGGTGGGCCCCCTGGAGGAG GATCCGGCGTTCTGCGCCAAAGTTCGCGGGAAGCTCAACAAGGCGTCGACGGCGTCGGCTGCCGCGGCTGCAGAATCTCTGGAGGAGAATCACCTCAGACTCATGCTGGTCAACGGCAGGATCATACG GGATATGAGGCGGCCCGTGGTCAAGGCGGAGTGCGAGAGGCACACCGGCGACACCAACAAGAGCGCCGATGTCAAGTGCGACCGGATCAGTCGGGGGCCGCACGACGACGCCCACGCGG CGGGTGTGCAGAGAGTGAAGAGCGAACTCGGGGAAGAAGCGTCGGGACACTCGTGTGCATCGGACGTGGATTCGGACAGCGACACACCCACACAA CGCAAAGTGTCACCGCTGTCGTCCTCTTCCGATGACGATTCCGAGGAAGAGGAGCAAAGGCAGAAAGGACACACTATCGAGCTGGACCAGTCTCGGCAGAAACCACTCAAACG AGAACGTCCTACCTCACCGAGCACGGAAGAAGCCATTCAGGGGATGCTTTCCATGGCCGGCCTGCTGTGCTCCTCCAAGCCGGAGAAGGCGGCCTCGCCCCGGGAGCCCTGGTGGTCGTCCGGACCCGCGGGGCGGCGGAGCCCGACGCCCCGCCGCCAGCAGGGGGACGCCAGCCCCATGGACAGCCAAGGCAACAGCAGCGAGGCCTGGGACAATCAGGGCCTCCCCAGCCCGGAGCACGACTACCAGTACTGTGACCCCGACATGTCGCCGCCCCTGCACCCCTCCAAGAGGCACGCCCCCAACCCCCCGCCCGTCAGCAATCAAGCCACGAAAG GCAAGCGTCCCAAAAAAGGAATGGCCACGGCCAAGCAGAGACTGGGCAAGATTTTGAAAATCAACAGACACAGTCGGGTTTTTGTCTGA
- the ndufb2 gene encoding NADH dehydrogenase [ubiquinone] 1 beta subcomplex subunit 2, mitochondrial codes for MSAFGRILGVLRGGSQLVKRGPQRIMTRKAGGGPHIEPQYRQYPQLTKKQKFEAEFISGAMWFWILWHMWHDSDAVLGHFPWPDASQWTDEELGIPADDEA; via the exons ATGTCCGCTTTTGGGAGGATATTGGGCGTCCTCCGGGGTGGCAGTCAGCTCGTTAAACGCGGGCCACAGAGGATCATGACGAGAAA GGCAGGCGGTGGGCCGCACATCGAGCCACAGTACAGGCAATATCCTCAGCTCACCAAGAAACAGAAGTTCGAGGCGGAGTTTATTAGCGGTGCTATGTGGTTCTGGATCCTCTGGCACATGTGGCACGACTCCGATGCAGTGCTG GGCCATTTTCCTTGGCCCGATGCTTCTCAGTGGACAGATGAAGAGCTTGGAATTCCAGCAGATGACGAGGCATAA